A single Phragmites australis chromosome 4, lpPhrAust1.1, whole genome shotgun sequence DNA region contains:
- the LOC133914156 gene encoding 1-aminocyclopropane-1-carboxylate synthase 1 has protein sequence MVSRVAEEKPPQQLLSKKATCNSHGQDSSYFLGWQEYEKDPYDAVSNPTGIIQMGLAENQLSFDLLESWLEANPDALGLRREGASIFRELALFQDYHGMPAFKNALARFMSEQRGYRVVFDPSNIVLTAGATSANEALVFCLADHGDAFLIPTPYYPGFDRDLKWRTGVEIVPVHCTSADGFRVTRAALDYAYRCAQKRRLRVKGVLITNPSNPLGTTSPRADLEALVDFVSAKGIHLVSDEIYSGTAFTEPGFVSVLEVLAARGGGADVSDRVHVVYSLSKDLGLPGFRVGAIYSSNAAVVSAATKMSSFGLVSSQTQHLLATLLGDKDFTRRYIAENKRRIKERRDQLVEGLRGLGIGCLENNAGLFCWVDMGHLMRSRSFEGEMELWKKVVFEVRLNISPGSSCHCREPGWFRVCFANMSAKTLDVALQRLGAFVDACKGPRRAAAPARSMSCPLAIKWALRLTPASADRKAER, from the exons ATGGTGAGCCGGGTCGCCGAAGAGAAGCCGCCGCAGCAGCTGCTGTCCAAGAAGGCAACCTGCAACAGCCACGGCCAGGACTCGTCCTACTTCCTAGGGTGGCAGGAGTACGAGAAGGACCCCTACGACGCCGTCTCCAACCCCACCGGCATAATCCAGATGGGCCTCGCCGAGAATCAGCTGTCGTTCGACCTGCTGGAGTCGTGGCTGGAGGCCAACCCGGACGCGCTCGGGCTCCGGCGGGAAGGTGCCTCCATCTTCCGCGAGCTCGCGCTGTTCCAGGACTACCACGGCATGCCGGCCTTCAAGAAT GCATTGGCGAGGTTCATGTCAGAGCAGAGGGGGTACAGGGTGGTGTTCGACCCCAGCAACATCGTGCTCACCGCCGGTGCCACCTCGGCCAACGAGGCGCTCGTGTTCTGCCTCGCCGACCACGGAGATGCCTTTCTCATCCCCACTCCATACTACCCAGG ATTCGACCGCGATCTCAAGTGGCGCACCGGCGTCGAGATCGTCCCCGTGCACTGCACGAGCGCGGACGGCTTCCGGGTGACGCGCGCCGCGCTGGACTACGCGTACCGCTGCGCCCAGAAGCGGCGGCTGCGCGTCAAGGGCGTGCTTATCACCAACCCCTCCAACCCGCTCGGCACCACGTCgccgcgcgccgacctcgaggcgctcgtggacTTCGTTTCCGCCAAGGGCATCCACCTCGTCAGCGACGAGATCTACTCCGGCACGGCCTTCACCGAACCGGGCTTCGTCAGCGTCCTCGAGGTCCTggccgcgcgcggcggcggcgccgacgtGTCGGACCGCGTGCACGTCGTGTACAGCCTATCCAAGGACCTCGGCCTCCCTGGCTTCCGCGTGGGCGCCATCTACTCCTCCAACGCCGCCGTCGTCTCCGCGGCGACCAAGATGTCCAGCTTCGGTCTCGTTTCCTCCCAGACGCAGCACCTCCTCGCCACGCTCCTCGGCGACAAGGACTTCACCCGCCGGTACATCGCTGAGAACAAACGGCGGATCAAGGAGCGGCGCGACCAGCTCGTGGAGGGCCTCAGGGGGCTCGGCATTGGGTGCCTGGAGAACAACGCGGGGCTGTTCTGCTGGGTGGACATGGGCCATCTGATGCGGAGCCGGTCGTTCGAGGGCGAAATGGAGCTGTGGAAGAAGGTGGTGTTCGAGGTGAGGCTCAACATCTCCCCGGGCTCCTCGTGTCACTGCCGCGAGCCCGGTTGGTTCCGCGTCTGCTTCGCCAACATGTCTGCCAAGACCCTCGACGTAGCCTTGCAGCGCCTGGGCGCCTTCGTTGACGCCTGCAAGGgtccgcgccgcgccgccgcgcccgccaggAGCATGAGCTGCCCGCTCGCCATCAAGTGGGCGCTCCGCCTCACCCCGGCCTCCGCCGACCGGAAGGCCGAGCGGTAG